In the genome of Sander vitreus isolate 19-12246 chromosome 13, sanVit1, whole genome shotgun sequence, one region contains:
- the plac8l1 gene encoding cornifelin homolog A isoform X2, whose amino-acid sequence MEQTTVTDQPRMSVTKASASAFQEEEVGGFTTGNKDDLGSNNVTAATDPVLTQPGLGVTTTTITTITQTGGDWSTGLFDICRDKTTCVLGAMVPCCLDLCLAHQYGECLCMPLLPGSTFAMRVGIRERYKIRGSVCEDWTTVCCCYPLAVCQMIREMKRRMKTQTYHVSTALECS is encoded by the exons ATGGAGCAGACGACAGTCACAGACCA ACCGAGGATGTCAGTCACCAAAGCCTCAGCATCAGCGTTTCAAGAGGAGGAAGTAGGGGGCTTCACCACAGGAAATAAAGATGACTTGGGGTCAAACAATGTCACTGCAGCAACAGACCCCGTACTCACACAGCCCGGCCTCGGCGTCACCACGACAACCATTACCACCATCACACAGACGGGAGGAGACTGGAGCACTGGCCTGTTTGACATCTGCAGAGACAAGACTACAT GTGTGCTCGGGGCTATGGTGCCGTGCTGTTTGGACCTGTGTTTAGCTCACCAGTATGGTGAGTGCCTGTGCATGCCTCTGCTGCCAGGATCCACTTTTGCCATGCGTGTTGGAATCAGGGAGCGGTACAAGATtcgg ggaagtgtgtgtgaggACTGGACCACAGTGTGTTGCTGTTACCCTCTGGCTGTATGTCAGATGATAAGAGAGATGAAGCGGAGGATGAAGACACAGACCTATCATGTGTCCACTGCCCTCGAATGCTCCTGA
- the plac8l1 gene encoding cornifelin homolog A isoform X1 has product MEQTTVTDQYVTKSNFRPRMSVTKASASAFQEEEVGGFTTGNKDDLGSNNVTAATDPVLTQPGLGVTTTTITTITQTGGDWSTGLFDICRDKTTCVLGAMVPCCLDLCLAHQYGECLCMPLLPGSTFAMRVGIRERYKIRGSVCEDWTTVCCCYPLAVCQMIREMKRRMKTQTYHVSTALECS; this is encoded by the exons ATGGAGCAGACGACAGTCACAGACCA ATACGTGACAAAATCTAATTTCAGACCGAGGATGTCAGTCACCAAAGCCTCAGCATCAGCGTTTCAAGAGGAGGAAGTAGGGGGCTTCACCACAGGAAATAAAGATGACTTGGGGTCAAACAATGTCACTGCAGCAACAGACCCCGTACTCACACAGCCCGGCCTCGGCGTCACCACGACAACCATTACCACCATCACACAGACGGGAGGAGACTGGAGCACTGGCCTGTTTGACATCTGCAGAGACAAGACTACAT GTGTGCTCGGGGCTATGGTGCCGTGCTGTTTGGACCTGTGTTTAGCTCACCAGTATGGTGAGTGCCTGTGCATGCCTCTGCTGCCAGGATCCACTTTTGCCATGCGTGTTGGAATCAGGGAGCGGTACAAGATtcgg ggaagtgtgtgtgaggACTGGACCACAGTGTGTTGCTGTTACCCTCTGGCTGTATGTCAGATGATAAGAGAGATGAAGCGGAGGATGAAGACACAGACCTATCATGTGTCCACTGCCCTCGAATGCTCCTGA